The sequence ACCGGAACGGGAAAAACAGAAAGTGCCATGATTCCGGTTCTGAGCGGTATGCTGCAATCAAAAGGAACCGGATTTACCACGCTGTATATTACTCCACTTCGTGCATTAAACAGGGACATTTTACGAAGAATGGAATGGTGGTGTCAGAATCTGGGACTTACCAGTAGTGTCAGACATGGTGATACCTCCCAGGCTGAACGAAGAAAACAGGTTCTGCATCCTCCTGATCTTCTGGTCACAACCCCTGAGACTGTTCAGGCCCTCTTTATGGGAAAACGGCTCAGGGAACATCTTAGGACTATCAGGTATGTGATTGTTGATGAAATTCATGATCTTGCAGGAACGAAACGGGGGGCACAACTCGTTATTGCTCTTGAGCGATTATGCAGGTATACCGGAGAATTTCAGAGAATCGGACTTTCAGCAACAGTAGGAAATCCAAAAGAAATCGCTGGATTTTTATCAGGTGACAGACCCTGCTCTATTGTTGAAGTTCCGGTTGCAAAAACCCTGGATATTCAGGTTGAGATTACCGGTGAAAAATTTGAAAGCCAGGTACAGGCAGTCAGACGTCATACCAGAAAAGGACCGTCAACACTCATATTTGTTAATACCCGGTCCACAGCAGAATCACTCGGACATGCATTACTCAAAGATGGGAATGTTGATGTTCATCATGGTTCACTCTCCCGAGATGTAAGAATTGAGGCAGAAGACCGTTTTAAACAGGGAGAAATAAAAACCCTCATCTGTACTTCATCAATGGAACTTGGAATTGATATCGGTCATGTAGAACATGTTATTCAGTTTGGATCTCCACGTGAAGTGAGCAGACTTGTCCAGCGGGTTGGACGAGCCGGACATCAAATTGGGAAAACCTCCAAAGGAACAATCATTACTAGTGGATTTGATGACCTATGTGAATCACTGGTTATAGCATCACGTGCAAGACAGGGTTCGGTTGAAAACATTATACCTTCCTATCGGGCAGGTGATGTTATTGGAAATCAGATTGCAGCGATTGCTGTGGAATATGGAGAAATTTCTATAGATGAGATTTTTTCCATCATTTCAAAATCCTCAGTAGGAGTACAAGAGAGAGAAACCCTGGAAGGAATAATCAGTCAACTGACAGAACATTATCTTATCAGACGGGATGGGAACCGGATTATCACAACCAGCAGGGCACGACGGTATCTTTCCGGCAACCTTTCGATGATCCCGGATGAACGAAAATTCCCAGTCTATGATATCGTCACCAGACGGACTGTTGGAACTCTTGATGAATCATTTATTATTACTTCACTTCATCCGGGTGCAGTTTTTATCGCCCGGGGTCAACTCTGGCGGGTGCTTGACCTGGAAGAAGGCAAAGTTACCGTAGAACCTGCTCGAAATACTGAAGGAGAACTTCCATCATGGGAAGGTGAACAGATACCAGTTCCCTTTGAGATAGCACA comes from Methanospirillum hungatei and encodes:
- a CDS encoding DEAD/DEAH box helicase, which produces MQETFSLTSRMTQKHHLDSRVIDVIRDRGFSELSEVQEQAIPKILSGDHLLLIAPTGTGKTESAMIPVLSGMLQSKGTGFTTLYITPLRALNRDILRRMEWWCQNLGLTSSVRHGDTSQAERRKQVLHPPDLLVTTPETVQALFMGKRLREHLRTIRYVIVDEIHDLAGTKRGAQLVIALERLCRYTGEFQRIGLSATVGNPKEIAGFLSGDRPCSIVEVPVAKTLDIQVEITGEKFESQVQAVRRHTRKGPSTLIFVNTRSTAESLGHALLKDGNVDVHHGSLSRDVRIEAEDRFKQGEIKTLICTSSMELGIDIGHVEHVIQFGSPREVSRLVQRVGRAGHQIGKTSKGTIITSGFDDLCESLVIASRARQGSVENIIPSYRAGDVIGNQIAAIAVEYGEISIDEIFSIISKSSVGVQERETLEGIISQLTEHYLIRRDGNRIITTSRARRYLSGNLSMIPDERKFPVYDIVTRRTVGTLDESFIITSLHPGAVFIARGQLWRVLDLEEGKVTVEPARNTEGELPSWEGEQIPVPFEIAQEVGKLRRLRGFEEYTHDKASITFANGFLDLVLKNHGIIPTDHLLTLEYSEDGVVINNCVGHQTNEAIGRVLSILLSARFGTTIGLELDAYRVLLRVPREISVADVKDTLLSLQPEHIRGILELAMKRTSLFKWKLVQISKKFGAIDPDADYERLSLHRLADLLAQPQIQEETYRELFTRYMDVNHATEIIQSIQSGKIEIATGPPSIIGIAALFTSSRDQIPPPTADQAVISALKHRLDQQEIVLVCMNCRKWKSRTTVARVPDQPICGNCGARLIASLKPYETELYSIANKKTKNAEEKAIEQKLLRNANMVLSSGKKAILILSAKGVGPETASRILATYTTGDALMREILKAERNFVKTHRFWQ